In Rubrobacter naiadicus, the following are encoded in one genomic region:
- a CDS encoding VOC family protein: MITKAYVVSVHVGDQERALDFYTNALGFEKRSDEPMGEGARWLTVAPEGAETSIFLEPVGSEGRAGGWANVIFECDDIHATCNKLRDKGVEFSEEPTRQPWGMWARFRDPDGNEFGLYGSR; encoded by the coding sequence GTGATCACGAAGGCGTATGTGGTGAGCGTGCACGTGGGCGACCAGGAGAGGGCGCTCGATTTCTACACGAACGCTCTGGGCTTCGAGAAGCGCTCCGACGAGCCGATGGGCGAGGGTGCGCGCTGGCTCACGGTGGCCCCCGAGGGCGCCGAGACCAGCATCTTCCTCGAGCCTGTCGGCTCCGAAGGCCGCGCCGGAGGCTGGGCGAACGTGATCTTCGAGTGCGACGACATCCACGCCACCTGCAATAAACTCCGCGATAAGGGGGTGGAGTTCTCCGAGGAGCCCACCAGGCAGCCGTGGGGGATGTGGGCGCGGTTCAGGGACCCCGACGGTAACGAGTTCGGGCTCTACGGCAGCAGGTAG
- a CDS encoding helix-turn-helix domain-containing protein, with protein MEEVRVEGARAVERVIARMRRVEDGPLSLEEMAGMAHLSPFHFSRLFKQVTGIPPGTFMAALRLERAKRLLLTTELDVAEVCYEVGYESPGTFATRFSRLVGVSPGQMRRLPEMLEGATERLRVPALPPAPGGVVFRVGGELPAGALAFAGLFPAAIPQGRPAACTLIGGPGEHHIPPAPDGLYHLMVAALPPHTSPLEMLLPGPELRVGHAPVAVRRGSSASPADIALRPTRPTDPPLLLALAARLLKRAR; from the coding sequence ATGGAGGAGGTTCGTGTAGAGGGCGCCCGCGCGGTGGAGCGGGTGATCGCGCGGATGCGGCGGGTGGAGGACGGCCCGCTCTCGCTGGAGGAGATGGCCGGGATGGCACACCTCAGCCCCTTCCACTTCTCGCGCCTCTTCAAGCAGGTCACCGGCATCCCGCCCGGCACGTTCATGGCCGCCCTGCGGCTGGAGAGAGCCAAGCGGCTGCTTCTGACCACGGAGCTGGACGTCGCGGAGGTCTGCTACGAGGTCGGCTACGAGAGCCCCGGGACGTTCGCCACGCGTTTCTCGCGCCTGGTCGGCGTCTCTCCGGGGCAGATGCGCCGCCTCCCCGAGATGCTGGAGGGAGCGACCGAACGCCTCCGGGTGCCCGCGCTCCCGCCCGCGCCGGGGGGTGTGGTCTTCCGGGTGGGCGGAGAGCTCCCCGCCGGGGCGCTCGCCTTCGCCGGGCTCTTCCCCGCCGCGATCCCGCAGGGCCGCCCCGCAGCGTGCACGTTGATCGGAGGACCGGGCGAGCACCATATCCCACCGGCCCCCGACGGGCTCTACCACCTGATGGTCGCCGCGCTGCCGCCCCATACATCACCTCTGGAGATGCTGCTCCCCGGCCCCGAACTGCGCGTCGGGCACGCTCCGGTGGCGGTGCGCAGAGGTTCGTCCGCCAGCCCCGCAGACATCGCGCTGCGCCCGACCCGGCCCACAGACCCTCCGCTGCTCCTCGCGCTCGCTGCGCGCCTGCTGAAGAGAGCAAGATAG
- a CDS encoding zinc-dependent alcohol dehydrogenase family protein produces the protein MRAMVLERQREPLRMEDVAVPEPGVGQVLIRVRACAVCRTDLHIVDGELTGPKLPLIPGHQIVGEVVAMGEGTGRFSEGERVGVPWLGWTDGECRYCRRGQENLCEGARFTGYQIDGGYAEYTVADERFCFPIPEGYPDLQAAPLLCGGLIGYRSLRMTGDAERLGLYGFGSSAHMIAQAAVYQGRRVFAFTRPGDEEAQRFARSLGAGWAGGSDERPPEELDAAIIFAPVGSLVPAALRAVAKGGVVVCAGIHMSDIPSFPYEILWGERVLRSVANLTRRDGEEFLELAPKVPIRTTVETFPLERTNEALDALREGRIEGSAVVTVG, from the coding sequence ATGCGCGCGATGGTCCTGGAGAGGCAGCGCGAGCCGCTGCGGATGGAGGATGTCGCCGTTCCCGAGCCGGGGGTGGGGCAGGTTCTGATCCGGGTCAGGGCGTGCGCGGTGTGCCGCACGGACCTGCACATCGTCGACGGTGAGCTGACCGGGCCCAAGCTGCCGCTCATCCCCGGGCATCAGATCGTCGGGGAGGTCGTGGCGATGGGGGAGGGGACCGGGCGCTTCTCCGAGGGGGAGAGGGTAGGGGTGCCCTGGCTCGGGTGGACCGACGGGGAGTGCCGCTACTGCCGGAGGGGACAGGAAAACCTCTGCGAGGGTGCCCGCTTCACCGGCTACCAGATAGACGGCGGCTACGCCGAGTACACCGTTGCCGACGAACGCTTCTGCTTCCCCATCCCCGAGGGTTATCCCGACCTGCAGGCCGCGCCGCTTCTGTGCGGCGGGCTCATCGGGTACCGCTCTCTCAGGATGACCGGGGACGCGGAGAGGCTCGGGCTCTACGGCTTCGGGAGCTCGGCGCACATGATCGCCCAGGCCGCCGTATACCAGGGCCGGCGGGTCTTCGCCTTCACCCGACCCGGGGACGAGGAGGCGCAGCGCTTCGCGCGCAGCCTGGGAGCCGGGTGGGCCGGAGGCTCGGACGAGCGGCCGCCGGAGGAGCTCGACGCCGCGATCATCTTCGCCCCCGTGGGGAGCCTCGTTCCGGCGGCGCTGCGTGCGGTGGCGAAGGGCGGGGTGGTGGTGTGCGCCGGGATCCACATGTCCGACATCCCCTCCTTCCCCTACGAGATACTCTGGGGCGAGCGCGTCCTGCGCTCGGTCGCCAACCTCACCCGCCGCGACGGCGAGGAGTTCCTGGAGCTGGCGCCGAAGGTCCCGATCCGCACCACCGTGGAGACCTTCCCGCTCGAGCGGACCAACGAGGCGCTCGATGCGCTCCGCGAAGGCAGGATCGAAGGCTCCGCGGTCGTCACCGTGGGCTGA
- a CDS encoding aldo/keto reductase, whose protein sequence is MERRALGSQGLVVSEIGLGCMGMSEFYGTPDEEESIATIHRALDLGINFLDTADMYGPFTNERLVGRAIKDRREEVVLATKFGNVRAEDGTRLGISGKPDYVRKACDASLQRLGVDHIDLYYQHRVDPDTPVEETWGAMKELVEAGKVRYLGISEAAPETIRKAHAVHPVTALQTEYSLWSRDPEDEILPTCRELGIGFVAYSPLGRGFLTGRFRRFEDLPEGDYRRNSPRFQGENFKKNLQLVDRVRQIADEKGVTASQLALAWLLHQGEDIVPIPGTKRRRYLEENAAAVEIELTEEDLRRIDEVAPKGAAAGERYPEDAMRAVNR, encoded by the coding sequence ATGGAGAGACGCGCTCTGGGCAGCCAGGGGCTCGTCGTGTCGGAGATCGGGCTCGGATGCATGGGGATGAGCGAGTTCTACGGCACCCCGGACGAGGAGGAGTCGATCGCCACGATCCACCGGGCGCTCGACCTCGGCATAAACTTCCTGGACACCGCGGACATGTACGGACCGTTCACCAACGAGCGGCTCGTCGGCCGGGCGATAAAGGACCGGCGTGAGGAGGTCGTCCTCGCGACCAAGTTCGGAAACGTGCGCGCCGAGGACGGGACCCGGCTCGGCATCAGCGGAAAGCCCGACTACGTGAGGAAGGCCTGCGACGCCTCGCTACAGCGCCTCGGCGTCGATCACATAGACCTCTACTACCAGCACCGGGTCGACCCCGACACCCCCGTAGAGGAGACCTGGGGGGCGATGAAGGAGCTCGTCGAGGCCGGCAAGGTACGCTACCTCGGGATCTCCGAGGCCGCGCCGGAGACGATCCGCAAAGCGCACGCGGTACACCCGGTCACCGCCCTTCAGACCGAGTACTCGCTCTGGAGCCGGGATCCGGAGGACGAGATCCTGCCCACCTGCCGCGAGCTCGGGATAGGATTCGTCGCCTACAGCCCGCTCGGGCGCGGCTTCCTGACCGGGCGGTTCCGCCGCTTCGAGGACCTTCCCGAAGGCGACTACCGGCGCAACTCCCCGCGCTTTCAGGGCGAGAACTTCAAGAAGAACCTCCAGCTCGTCGACAGGGTGAGGCAGATCGCCGACGAGAAGGGCGTCACCGCGAGCCAGCTCGCGCTGGCCTGGCTGTTGCACCAGGGGGAGGATATCGTGCCCATCCCCGGCACCAAGCGCCGCCGCTACCTGGAGGAGAACGCCGCGGCCGTCGAGATAGAGCTGACGGAGGAGGATCTGCGGCGCATCGACGAGGTCGCTCCGAAGGGCGCCGCGGCCGGGGAGCGCTATCCCGAGGACGCCATGCGCGCGGTGAACCGCTGA
- a CDS encoding peroxidase-related enzyme (This protein belongs to a clade of uncharacterized proteins related to peroxidases such as the alkylhydroperoxidase AhpD.) translates to MAQKTSVPISWFPVPDESELPENLQGLFRKAKENVGFVPNVFRAYSFRPERLSAWFNHYKQLHVPTDNLSEAEREMIAVAVSMENGCLYCLVAHGAELRRALGDPVAADRITLDYRRAGLDERTRAILDYAVKVTKEPLECTPEDIERLQGYGLTLEEVWDVAEIAAMYNFTNRMSLACGMIPNEEYHALFR, encoded by the coding sequence ATGGCCCAGAAGACCAGCGTCCCGATAAGCTGGTTCCCGGTGCCCGACGAATCCGAGCTGCCGGAGAACCTGCAGGGGCTCTTCCGCAAGGCGAAGGAGAACGTGGGGTTCGTACCCAACGTCTTCCGGGCGTACAGCTTCCGGCCCGAGCGTCTCTCGGCGTGGTTCAACCACTACAAACAGCTCCACGTCCCCACGGACAACCTGAGCGAGGCCGAGCGCGAGATGATCGCGGTCGCCGTCTCGATGGAGAACGGCTGCCTCTACTGCCTGGTGGCGCACGGCGCCGAGCTGCGGCGGGCGCTCGGAGACCCGGTTGCGGCCGACAGGATCACGCTCGACTACCGCCGGGCCGGGCTCGACGAGCGCACCCGGGCGATCCTCGACTACGCGGTCAAGGTAACGAAGGAGCCGCTCGAGTGCACCCCGGAAGACATCGAGCGTCTGCAGGGCTACGGGCTCACGCTGGAGGAGGTGTGGGACGTGGCCGAGATCGCCGCGATGTACAACTTCACCAACCGGATGTCGCTCGCCTGCGGCATGATCCCGAACGAGGAGTACCACGCCCTGTTTCGCTGA
- a CDS encoding dienelactone hydrolase family protein: MAYGIEESQVSFRGDGRALEAYLAVPEGAGDGLPAVVVIQEIWGLEEHIRDVARRFAAEGYVALAPDLYTGEWNEKLTPERVARAMGFLRGASQEVQRDPEKLENALSEKPQEEKDAVMILRRLLTPEQRMAFARDLVGAVRYLQKRPEVDPGRIGSVGFCMGGGISADLAVVCPELAAAVIFYGQNPPLDRVPEINAPVLGIYGEEDKGITGAVPELERAMREAGKDFRYHVYPGAPHAFFNDTRPNYRKEAAEDAWRRTLEFFGETLGR, translated from the coding sequence TTGGCTTACGGCATCGAGGAGTCGCAGGTTTCCTTCAGGGGTGACGGCAGGGCTCTCGAGGCGTACCTCGCGGTCCCGGAGGGCGCGGGAGATGGGTTGCCCGCGGTCGTCGTGATCCAGGAGATCTGGGGCCTGGAGGAGCACATCAGGGACGTGGCGCGGCGTTTCGCCGCCGAAGGGTACGTGGCGCTCGCGCCTGATCTCTACACCGGGGAGTGGAACGAGAAGCTCACCCCGGAGCGCGTCGCGCGGGCGATGGGCTTCCTGCGGGGGGCTTCTCAGGAGGTCCAGCGCGACCCGGAGAAGCTCGAGAATGCGCTCTCGGAGAAGCCGCAGGAGGAGAAGGATGCGGTCATGATCCTGCGGCGCCTGCTCACCCCCGAGCAGCGGATGGCTTTCGCCCGGGATCTCGTCGGCGCGGTGCGCTACCTGCAGAAGAGGCCCGAGGTGGACCCCGGGCGCATCGGGAGCGTGGGGTTCTGCATGGGCGGGGGCATCTCGGCCGATCTCGCCGTGGTGTGCCCGGAGCTCGCGGCGGCGGTCATCTTCTACGGGCAGAACCCGCCGCTCGATCGGGTACCGGAGATAAACGCCCCGGTGCTCGGCATCTACGGGGAGGAAGACAAAGGCATCACCGGGGCCGTCCCGGAGCTGGAGAGGGCCATGAGGGAGGCGGGCAAGGACTTCCGCTACCACGTCTACCCCGGCGCCCCGCACGCCTTCTTCAACGACACCCGCCCCAACTACCGGAAGGAGGCCGCCGAGGACGCCTGGCGGCGCACGCTCGAGTTCTTCGGGGAGACGCTGGGCCGCTAA
- a CDS encoding MDR family MFS transporter — protein sequence MDTGSRTQREAAGGYPHRGRVLFGLVLAMGLAAMDATIVSTAVPSIVRDLGGFSLFTWIFSIYLLVQAVMVPIYGKLSDLYGRKPMLFFGTGVFLLGSVLCGLSFSMPALIAFRAVQGVGAGAIQPTVTTLAGDMYDVRERASIQGALSSVWGISAVVGPALGGLLSEYASWRWIFYINLPVGALALLVVGIYLKESVEKTHHELDYQGAALLALGVGLVIFGLLEGGVGWPWLSPQIVGVFSLAALLLAAFVRRERRAAEPTLPPWVFGRRLLVGANLSAAVLGLLTIGLTTFLPTYAQGVLGAGAVAAGFSLAVMSIGWPLASTFSGRLYLRIGFRDTALIGSLFCLASGVVFSLLPQSSPLWLAAAGSFVMGLGLGLLSTPIVVGLQQVVGWERRGTVTGANMFTRQLGQAVGAALFGTIANSALLGWLSRAPSDISGRVPHTVDAASRLLGGNGAHALDDRAASYVRHGLYLAAHHVFLALAAFALLGIVVLLATPRRFEPLSFGKRG from the coding sequence TTGGATACGGGATCACGGACGCAAAGGGAGGCTGCCGGCGGGTACCCGCACAGGGGACGGGTGCTCTTCGGGCTCGTGCTCGCGATGGGGCTCGCGGCGATGGATGCGACGATAGTCTCGACCGCCGTGCCCTCGATCGTGCGCGACCTCGGGGGCTTCTCGCTCTTCACCTGGATCTTCTCGATCTACCTGCTCGTGCAGGCGGTGATGGTGCCGATCTACGGCAAGCTCTCCGACCTCTACGGTCGCAAGCCGATGCTCTTCTTCGGGACCGGGGTGTTCCTGCTCGGGTCGGTGTTGTGCGGTCTCTCCTTCAGCATGCCCGCGCTCATCGCCTTCCGGGCTGTGCAGGGGGTGGGGGCCGGGGCGATACAGCCGACGGTCACCACGCTCGCCGGCGACATGTACGACGTGCGTGAGCGGGCCAGCATCCAGGGCGCTCTCTCCAGCGTGTGGGGCATCTCTGCGGTCGTGGGCCCGGCGCTCGGCGGGCTGCTCTCCGAGTATGCCTCGTGGCGTTGGATCTTCTACATAAACCTCCCCGTGGGCGCGCTGGCGCTGCTCGTCGTCGGGATCTATCTGAAGGAGAGCGTCGAGAAGACGCATCATGAACTCGACTACCAGGGGGCGGCGCTCCTCGCGCTCGGGGTGGGGCTCGTCATCTTCGGGCTGCTCGAGGGCGGGGTCGGCTGGCCCTGGCTCTCGCCCCAGATCGTCGGGGTGTTCTCACTCGCCGCGTTGCTCCTGGCTGCCTTCGTCCGGCGCGAGCGCCGCGCCGCCGAGCCCACGCTCCCGCCCTGGGTCTTCGGGCGCCGGCTCCTCGTCGGGGCGAACCTCTCGGCGGCGGTGCTCGGGCTGCTCACGATCGGGCTGACCACCTTCCTCCCGACCTACGCCCAGGGGGTGCTCGGTGCGGGAGCCGTCGCCGCGGGATTCTCCCTCGCGGTGATGTCGATCGGCTGGCCGCTGGCCTCGACGTTCTCCGGGCGCCTCTACCTCAGGATAGGCTTCCGCGACACCGCGCTCATCGGCTCCCTCTTCTGCCTGGCCTCCGGCGTCGTCTTCAGCCTCCTCCCGCAATCCTCCCCCCTGTGGCTCGCCGCCGCCGGGAGCTTCGTCATGGGCCTCGGGCTCGGCCTCCTCTCCACCCCCATCGTCGTCGGTCTGCAGCAGGTCGTCGGCTGGGAGCGGCGCGGGACGGTCACCGGCGCCAACATGTTCACCCGTCAGCTCGGTCAGGCCGTCGGCGCCGCGCTCTTCGGCACCATCGCCAACTCCGCCCTGCTCGGCTGGCTCTCCCGTGCTCCTTCGGACATCTCGGGGCGCGTCCCCCATACCGTCGACGCCGCGAGCCGCCTGCTCGGCGGGAACGGAGCCCACGCCCTGGACGATCGGGCCGCCTCCTACGTACGTCACGGTCTCTACCTCGCCGCCCACCACGTCTTCCTCGCGCTCGCCGCCTTCGCCCTCCTCGGTATAGTCGTGCTGCTCGCCACCCCCCGACGCTTCGAGCCGCTGAGTTTCGGGAAACGCGGCTAG
- a CDS encoding OsmC family protein has translation MLGTFSGALAARRVSFTGLSAEVAGEVELEGNVLVVKRINVRYHLRAREDDRKTIERILSFYADGCPVARSIRGSIEISSTLELEPLR, from the coding sequence CTGCTCGGGACCTTCTCGGGCGCGCTGGCAGCGCGTCGCGTCTCCTTCACCGGCCTTAGCGCCGAGGTTGCCGGTGAGGTGGAACTGGAGGGCAACGTGCTCGTCGTCAAGCGTATAAACGTCCGTTACCACCTGCGTGCGAGGGAGGACGACCGTAAGACCATAGAGCGCATCCTCTCCTTCTACGCCGACGGATGTCCCGTCGCCCGTTCCATCCGCGGGAGCATCGAGATCTCCAGCACCCTGGAGCTGGAACCCCTCCGGTGA
- a CDS encoding ABC transporter ATP-binding protein, whose amino-acid sequence MGAPRGEGAALREGAALALQGVRKGFRRRRGETVRALDGVTFEVGRGEVVGILGPNGSGKSTLVRVVSTLVVPDEGDVQVFGIDAVKHPKRVQRYMNRVSVEASFFKKLSAMENLLYGAKLYGVGGGEARPRIRRILEEIGFDFGRASEPMENLSRGMQQKIALARALLTSPVLMLLDEPTTGLDPASKRDVQALIRRMREERDASILLCTHDMDEAEGLCDRVGIMAGGRILALEEPGALKRHYRARTLEEAFMAATGYGVEQASA is encoded by the coding sequence ATGGGAGCGCCTCGAGGCGAGGGGGCGGCTTTGAGAGAAGGGGCCGCCCTTGCGCTGCAGGGGGTGCGCAAGGGCTTCAGGAGGCGGCGGGGGGAGACGGTGCGGGCGCTGGACGGCGTCACGTTCGAGGTGGGCCGGGGTGAGGTCGTCGGCATCCTCGGTCCGAACGGGAGCGGCAAGAGCACGCTGGTGCGCGTCGTCTCCACCCTCGTCGTACCGGATGAGGGGGATGTCCAGGTCTTCGGGATCGACGCCGTGAAGCACCCCAAACGGGTGCAGCGCTACATGAACCGGGTCAGCGTGGAGGCCAGCTTCTTCAAGAAGCTCTCGGCGATGGAGAATCTGCTCTACGGGGCGAAGCTCTACGGGGTCGGGGGCGGGGAGGCCCGCCCGCGGATACGCCGGATCCTCGAGGAGATCGGCTTCGATTTCGGGCGTGCCTCCGAGCCGATGGAGAACCTCTCGCGCGGGATGCAGCAGAAGATAGCCCTGGCACGGGCGCTGCTCACGAGCCCGGTTTTGATGCTGCTCGACGAGCCGACGACCGGGCTCGACCCGGCGAGCAAGCGCGACGTGCAGGCGCTCATCCGGCGCATGAGGGAGGAGCGAGACGCTTCGATCCTGCTCTGCACCCACGACATGGACGAGGCCGAAGGGCTCTGCGACCGCGTCGGGATCATGGCCGGCGGGCGCATCCTGGCGCTCGAAGAACCCGGCGCGCTCAAGCGGCACTACCGGGCGCGCACCCTCGAGGAGGCCTTCATGGCCGCCACCGGATACGGCGTCGAGCAGGCCTCGGCCTGA
- a CDS encoding ABC transporter permease — MRQGGMKPRWAIELVATWGYVQRNYYLTRRYFMWELVWLTYTAVNVISITFIGKGAGVLSGGGGIDVARFTTYLLIGALIWSYLSMIFDVLSETVSWERWEGTIEYTFMSPASRVTHLLGMGIYAVVYGILRTALILAAVSLLFELDLSHADYLGALVVLGACSVSLVGFGVIAAVMPLLSPEKGQQVTYIISALILLVSGVYYPIGVLPGWMQEIAHLSPVYYGLEGVRKALLDGAGLGALWGFVWPLLVMGAVFVPLGLLVFHLGELYARKSGKLKRSG; from the coding sequence TTGCGGCAGGGCGGGATGAAACCCAGGTGGGCGATAGAGCTCGTTGCCACCTGGGGGTACGTGCAGAGGAACTACTACCTCACCCGGCGCTACTTCATGTGGGAGCTGGTCTGGCTCACCTACACCGCGGTCAACGTCATCTCCATAACGTTCATCGGCAAAGGTGCCGGTGTCCTCTCCGGCGGGGGCGGGATCGACGTGGCGCGCTTCACGACGTATCTGCTCATCGGGGCGCTCATCTGGAGCTACCTCTCGATGATCTTCGACGTGCTCTCCGAGACGGTGAGCTGGGAGCGGTGGGAGGGGACGATCGAGTACACCTTCATGAGCCCGGCGAGCCGGGTGACCCACCTCCTCGGGATGGGGATCTACGCGGTGGTCTACGGGATACTGCGCACCGCGCTCATCCTCGCCGCGGTCTCGCTCCTCTTCGAGCTCGACCTCTCGCACGCCGATTACCTGGGAGCCCTCGTCGTGCTCGGCGCGTGCAGCGTCTCGCTCGTGGGGTTCGGGGTAATCGCGGCGGTGATGCCGCTCCTCTCACCGGAGAAGGGGCAGCAGGTCACCTACATAATCTCCGCCCTGATCCTGCTGGTCTCCGGCGTCTACTACCCGATCGGCGTGCTGCCGGGCTGGATGCAGGAGATCGCGCACCTCTCCCCGGTCTACTACGGGCTAGAGGGGGTGAGGAAGGCGCTTCTGGACGGTGCCGGTCTCGGCGCGCTGTGGGGCTTCGTCTGGCCGCTTCTGGTGATGGGCGCCGTCTTCGTCCCGCTCGGGCTTTTGGTCTTCCACCTCGGCGAGCTCTACGCGAGGAAGAGCGGGAAGCTCAAGCGCAGCGGTTAA
- a CDS encoding penicillin acylase family protein: protein MAGRGRRILRWLGLAVAVVVAVTIVAGVGGYLYLKRSTLPQGSGTLRVAGLHHPVEVIRDSHGIPTIEARDAHDLFFALGVVHAQDRLWQMDFQRRIGRGTLSGVLGRATVEQDEFVRTWGFYRAAREAYRNLDPASKRVVDDYVAGINAYLKTDPPLPVEFRLLGYRPAPWRPADVLVWAKLQSFELSANWDSELERYRLLARGLSKRRIAQLLPPYPKDAPTVLSGADVSQGNVSRADAEQAEAVLRAGRSLPEALAASNDWVVSGRYTTTGKPFLANDPHLGLQAPSIWYLVHLKSPGIDATGASFPGLPAVVIGHNRHIAWGVTNVGADVEDLYVMHDVDGGRAYIYRGKVRPYRVHHETIEVKGAKPVHLSVRESVYGPVISDVEKVPGGRSLSLRWTSLAPKDGTIGAFLGVEKAENWRQFNAALRSYVAPSQNFVYADKEGNIGYVAPGKFPIRKKGDTGLYPMPGNGSWDWRGWVPYRDWPRTFNPREGFVVTANNKVTPKDYPYTLSLEWADPYRAERIRQMIEEVTNSGRKLSRKDMERIQLDQKSLLFESFRPVIEDMHPLTGDGETWRKRLLRWDGKVSPSSREAALFEGWYARLTRLPAKEVGEEHWDHPRYILNALEHGDRACGTRKECLAYAARAFDRTLEGFGGNVPRWGDIHKTVIDHPVLSKSPLARFADRTLPHGGDESTVNVGSYDPSSFEMTAGPSYRQVVNLADPGDSRFVMPMGESGNLLSSHYDDLLPLWQDGRYLPMRGGRKGSGERLLLEP from the coding sequence TTGGCGGGGAGGGGAAGGCGCATTCTGCGCTGGCTCGGGCTGGCCGTGGCCGTGGTCGTGGCGGTTACCATCGTGGCCGGTGTGGGAGGATACCTCTACCTGAAGAGGAGCACGCTCCCGCAGGGGAGCGGGACGCTCAGGGTGGCGGGGCTGCACCACCCGGTCGAGGTGATCCGGGACTCCCACGGCATCCCTACGATAGAGGCGAGAGACGCCCACGACCTGTTCTTCGCGCTCGGGGTGGTCCACGCGCAGGACCGGTTGTGGCAGATGGACTTCCAGCGCAGGATCGGGCGCGGGACGCTCTCGGGGGTGCTCGGCAGGGCCACGGTGGAGCAGGATGAGTTCGTCAGGACCTGGGGCTTCTACCGGGCGGCCCGGGAGGCCTACCGCAACCTGGATCCGGCCTCGAAGCGGGTGGTGGACGACTACGTGGCCGGGATCAACGCCTACCTGAAGACCGACCCGCCGCTTCCGGTCGAGTTCCGGCTGCTCGGATACAGGCCCGCACCGTGGCGGCCGGCCGATGTCCTGGTGTGGGCCAAGCTGCAGAGTTTCGAGCTCTCGGCGAACTGGGACTCGGAGCTCGAACGCTACCGGCTGCTCGCGCGAGGGCTGAGCAAGAGGCGCATCGCGCAGCTACTCCCCCCATACCCCAAGGACGCCCCGACGGTCCTGAGCGGGGCGGACGTCTCCCAGGGGAACGTCTCGCGAGCCGACGCGGAGCAGGCCGAGGCTGTACTGCGGGCAGGCCGCTCGCTCCCGGAGGCGCTCGCGGCCTCAAACGACTGGGTCGTCTCCGGCCGGTACACCACGACCGGGAAGCCCTTCCTCGCCAACGACCCCCACCTCGGGCTGCAGGCCCCCTCGATCTGGTACCTGGTGCACCTGAAGTCCCCCGGCATCGACGCTACCGGGGCCTCGTTCCCCGGTCTTCCGGCCGTCGTGATCGGTCACAACCGCCACATCGCCTGGGGGGTGACCAACGTCGGGGCGGACGTGGAGGATCTCTACGTGATGCACGACGTGGACGGCGGCAGGGCCTACATCTACCGGGGGAAGGTGCGTCCCTACCGGGTGCACCACGAGACGATAGAGGTCAAGGGCGCAAAGCCCGTGCACCTGAGCGTACGCGAGAGCGTCTACGGGCCCGTGATCTCCGACGTGGAGAAGGTCCCCGGCGGCAGGAGCCTCTCGCTGCGCTGGACGAGCCTCGCCCCGAAGGACGGCACGATCGGGGCCTTCCTCGGCGTAGAGAAGGCGGAGAACTGGCGCCAGTTCAACGCGGCGCTCCGCAGCTACGTCGCCCCGAGCCAGAACTTCGTCTACGCCGACAAGGAGGGCAACATAGGCTATGTGGCGCCGGGCAAATTCCCGATCCGGAAGAAAGGGGACACCGGGCTCTACCCGATGCCCGGCAACGGGAGTTGGGACTGGCGGGGATGGGTCCCCTACCGCGACTGGCCCCGGACGTTCAACCCCAGGGAGGGCTTCGTCGTCACCGCGAACAACAAGGTAACACCGAAGGACTACCCTTACACGCTCTCGCTCGAGTGGGCCGACCCCTACCGGGCGGAGCGCATCCGGCAGATGATCGAAGAGGTAACGAACTCCGGCAGAAAGCTCTCCCGGAAGGATATGGAGCGGATACAGCTCGACCAGAAGTCGCTCCTCTTCGAGAGCTTCCGGCCGGTCATAGAGGACATGCACCCCCTCACCGGGGACGGCGAGACCTGGCGGAAGCGGCTCCTCCGGTGGGACGGGAAGGTATCACCATCCTCGCGCGAGGCGGCGCTCTTCGAGGGCTGGTACGCCCGGCTCACCCGACTCCCGGCGAAGGAGGTCGGGGAGGAGCACTGGGACCACCCGCGTTACATCCTGAACGCCCTCGAGCACGGGGACAGGGCCTGCGGCACCCGGAAGGAGTGCCTCGCGTACGCCGCCCGGGCCTTCGACCGCACGCTCGAGGGGTTCGGTGGGAATGTGCCCCGGTGGGGAGACATCCACAAGACCGTGATAGACCACCCGGTACTCTCCAAGAGCCCGCTCGCCCGCTTCGCCGACCGGACCCTGCCGCACGGGGGGGACGAGTCGACGGTGAACGTCGGCTCCTACGACCCCTCGAGCTTCGAGATGACCGCCGGGCCGAGCTACCGCCAGGTCGTCAACCTCGCCGACCCCGGAGACTCGCGCTTCGTCATGCCGATGGGCGAGTCGGGGAACCTCCTCTCTTCCCACTACGACGACCTGCTGCCGCTCTGGCAGGACGGACGCTACCTGCCGATGCGGGGCGGGAGGAAGGGTTCGGGGGAGAGGCTCCTGCTCGAGCCTTAA